AATCCTGACACGAAACATAGGAGAAAGCGTACTCTTCTACCTAATGTACCAAATCATGCGTTGAGTACTTCTATACCATTTCATATTTTGAAGCAATGAATGATGATAAGTATCAAAGTTCACAAACCTGACACGCATCTTTGCCACCTTCGGGCACTCCAGCGCACAACATGGTGGATGTTATGTTATACATCGGCGAATAAGCTTTATTGCATTCATCTGAATTCACTTTGGGTACAAGAACCATTTGTAGTTTAGTTGGGTAGCCACCATTTTCCTGTAGcaagtaaattatttgaaaatcaaCAATTTACAGTGCAATTTTTTGTAAGATATTCTTCTTTCTTTCCTATTGTTACTTTTATTCTAGTTCTTCCTTCTTCTTCTTCAAAAAAGTTGGATTTTAATGTTCTCGTCTCATCTCAAATCATCGTAATATCtgcttattttttatcataattatggGGAGTTTTatccattttaaattaatgtttaaaaaaaatctactcaCGCGCAAATTTCCCCATCCAGATACCATTGTAATTTCACCGTCTTCAATTTCTTCGTCGTGATTTATCAACTCGATAGCAGCGATGCCGTCATTAAATGTTAATGGTTTGGAAAGAAAGAGTAATGCTACATCACTGTCCATTTTGGTATAAGTGAAATTCGGATGCCAGAGTAAATCATTAACTGGATAAAGTTCTCCACCTTTTTCGTAAGAAGATGAGCCAACACGGACTGAATAATCTTGGGGAGTGgtactaaaacaaaataaatgaaatacttTCAGCTGAGGCATATGTTCTGTATGGTCGAGATAGGGCACAGAGCAAGCTGACCACATGTACAGAAGCTACAGAAGCATTATTAGTACAAATATCTGTACTTACTTTAAAACACAATGTGCTGCTGTTAATATTGTATCAAAAGCAATAATAGATCCACCACAGGTATGTCTACCTTTTTTTACTAGTGATATTTGATACGGAGCTGCTGTTATATCTATGTCTTCTCCACCAACAATCCTCACATCTTCTTTTGCTTTGATTGTCGGTACTGATGCTGTAACAACAATTAGTACAAAAACTACTTTCGTATCCTCTTGGTTTCGAGATACTTAACCATTTACTtgggaattaataaaatgtcgaAGTAAACTCGTCAAATTCTGAGATACTATTTCACTTGCATTATTAGGTTAAAGtcgaaataaaagaaaaaaaaattgtcaatgaTTTTTGATGTGAATTAGCTAAGAGTCTTCGTACACAAGTCAACATAGATGGCGGAACAGATCAAaacagttgacatgtagtcaCTATACCTGTACTGAACGGATAGACGACTCAATCAACGAATTCGACGTTTACAGAGCCAGAATACAatagtttcgaagatttacttTGCTTTTCATACAAAGGGGCTAACagtttttgatttaaacatgtttatattaaacgaCAGTAACGTACAGAAAACCATTGCTTTTAATAgctaaagattaaaaaaaaaataacctgcAAAGATTACTTTAAGTCAAAGGTATAAAACTCAATTTTGATACGCGCAGttaaactttcgtattaaaactttaaaagaaggtaaaatgtaatgtgttattttttcaaattatcagTCTTTTGTCTATTAACTAGACTTGGTATATTTCAAACCAACGTCttattgttaaaacataaaGCGAAAAATTAATAGCGTTAATACTTTGCCTCTCCTTTTTAAGGGAATTGCGCGAACAAAGGAACGTGTTTGACACAAAATAATGTGGATAAGAAGTGTATAAAGTTGTttatcaacaaaacaaaattgaatcaataaatttataaattatggtCGAATTTCACCAATGggagactattttttttaaataaattgcctTACCTACAACACCGacagtaagaagtaagaaaataaatttgaacatCTTGTAGCAATTACTCTAACGCTCTGTATTAAGTTTCTGATTAAGTTAGTGCatatatacttaaattatataaaaaattattcggTCAACAATTATAACTGATAAATTTTAACCTTCACATCATTTCAGTTGTAATGACAGATAATGTGGagattttaagataatatttgtaattgtgTTTAGAGTGCGATTGATAACGATTacaaaatagtatatttatgttttcttgATATAATGATGGTATTataaaccttttttatatatttgttatgttttatatattttgcatGCAGACGTGTGtacatctaaaaatattatagttactaCGAAATTTGATTTCTTTTCAAAACGAATCTTACTCCTTGCTtgtatcttacttatattataaatgcgaatatttagatggatggatgtttgtttgtttagaTTTCTCCAAAATGGCTCAAAAATCTTGGTGAcaattggcacagatgtagaagatAGAGCATGGCAGAATACATAGcctacttaagttttttttttaattccgctcggacggagtcgcgggagacagctagttatgttattttaaagtaattgtttCCAGTAAGTAAATTCGtctaaaaattgaatttttaatattacattttgtattaaaaaattataggtattacaaataaaatattataaagatttgGATTTTGGCCGTGACCGAAGTTAATGTACCTTAATACtataagattttgttttaccTTCATATGTAACCGTTATCTATTatgttgttaaatatttacttaactgTGGGTTTCGGTTGCTgtgacatttattttgatacataTTGTTAGGGATGGCGAATGTCATTGCAGTCGAAACCTAAAGTCAACGTAGGAATATTTTAACATCACACCACAAACTCTCAGGGCTGATGCTTAGCGGTGTGCATCACCGAAAAAATAACTAGTCTTTCCGTACTTAGTATAGTATAAGTTTTCTAAGCAGTACCTTATTCCTCTACCTCTTCTTCGTGGCCTCTCACACTGAAGAGTATTCAATGCTCGTCGCTCGAAACTAATCGGTGCCGAAACTGGATCAATTGCGTGAATGCTAATCGTTTAGTTTTAGGACTAtacattattcataaaaacaatacactttcagaatattaatttaagtttaatttagtatCTGGCTTTATTATCCTGATCActtcaaaaaaatatcgaaattGTTTCCCTGAATGCTATTTAGTTAAGTGGCAATtagacattattaattatctcTTGAAGGACTGTTATGGACGTCATTATCTATCAAAGACTTGTTTGTGATAAATTATTCTGCGTCGTTCTttcgaaataataaataataataataataatcgatATTAtggtttattcaaaatatctactttaataaattactaaacaataaatataaattaactcaaaataacatttctgCTTAACCTAAAACGctcttaaaacatatttctggCGCAATATTTCACTGTTTTGGTCGATCCAGTCTCTCAATGCCGCAACTTTTGCATAAACTCCGGGATAGTTTGGTCGAGCGCAGCCCAAACCCCAGGATACGATTCCTGCAAGACGACCATTGTGCACCAATGGACCACCACTGTCAccctgaaaacaaaaaaataaaatgtgattcTTTCTTTCTATATCTTACGATAATTCTCTAAATAGGTTTAAAATAACGcggtaaagtaaaaaaaagtgttaatgTTGCTACCAGAAGTGCATATTACTGGTTAGAGAATTTAAAAGGGAAGAATAAAGCAAGAGTGACCAAGACCAAAACTGATCTATCAATGAAAAATCATAAAACGTATGTAGAAGTAACAAAAATGTAGAATAATGAAGTGTACCGGAATACGTGTTATTCTAAGGTTCATGTACCTGACAAGCATCCTTGCCGCCTTCTGGTACACCAGCGCAGATCATCGTAGACGTGACAGTGTAGGACGGTGAATACGCTATGTCACACATGGCGGTATTTACTGTCGGTACTAACACCATTTGTAGCTGTCTGGGATATCCACCAGTTTCCTATGAACAcaggaaaaatttaaatgtgattCAAAAACGCTTTTGaattcatttataacatatttattcatGGGTGATTTCTTTAGTAGATCCGCTTTACGTTACttcttacttcttttttttaacaaaaatattaactggTGTGCTATTAGAATAACCACTTACCCGAAGGTTTCCCCATCCAGTAACCATAGTAATATCTCCGTCAGGTATCTCTTCATTAATTTGTAGCATGTCAATAGGTGCAATACTGTCGCTAAATACCAATGGTACTGACAGTCTCACTAAAGCAACATCACAATCCATCTTGGAATACGTGAAGTTGCGATGCCATGCTAGATCACTAACTGGTATCACTTGACCACCTGATTGACTTGACGATGAACCAACACGAACTGAATAGTCGCGAGCGTTTgaactgaaaataaacaaatataaattagctGATATTAATAACGAtatgttaaaaagtatttaaggTATAAAGGGTGCTAAATGATGTAAGGAAAGGCGTGCTTAAATTGCTTCAGTCATTTCGTAcgctatattatttatacatcgCCTTTCATAATAATCCCAAAATCCAACTATTATGGTAAACTACCAACTATGTATATGTATAGGAACACTCCTTTTGACTATTTTTGGCCACTGTTTCTATAGATCATCTTCTCTAAGTACTTACCCAGTAACACAATGGGCGGCTGTAACAATGAGGTCATTCGCAATGATGGCTCCACCGCATGTATGACGACCTCTTCTTAATAACGATACTTGATATGGAGCTAAAGTTATATCAATATCTTCTCCACCAACTATTCTAATATCTTCCTTTGATTTTGTGGGTAGCGATGCTGtaaccaaaataaaattataatcaaattgttaatatacatttcataaat
This genomic window from Papilio machaon chromosome 25, ilPapMach1.1, whole genome shotgun sequence contains:
- the LOC123722417 gene encoding vitellin-degrading protease-like, which gives rise to MVFSSVPTIKAKEDVRIVGGEDIDITAAPYQISLVKKGRHTCGGSIIAFDTILTAAHCVLNTTPQDYSVRVGSSSYEKGGELYPVNDLLWHPNFTYTKMDSDVALLFLSKPLTFNDGIAAIELINHDEEIEDGEITMVSGWGNLRENGGYPTKLQMVLVPKVNSDECNKAYSPMYNITSTMLCAGVPEGGKDACQGDSGGPMVHNGRLVGVVSWGLGCARPNFPGVYAKVSALRRWIDQSITYLRRKHLFRPFPFLVLDKLFKL